The Prosthecochloris marina DNA window TTATACCCCTTACCCCACTGCAAAAACATTTTACCATGAGCAACGCTGCACCAAATAGCAGCATGCCGGAAAACGACCGGCAGAAACTGCTGAAAGGAGAAGCCATTATCAAAACACTTTTCCTGGACGATGGTATCATCGACACCTCGGGTTCAATTTTCGTGGCCGCCTCCCCTGAAACCGTCTGGTCCGTTCTTACGGACTACGATCATCTCAGCGAGAGCATACCGAAAGTGGTTGAAAGCAAGGTTATTGAAGAAAAAGGTGATGAAAAAATCCTTGAACAGACCGGAAAAAGCGGCATCCTATTCTTCGAAAAATCGGTTCATATCGTACTCAGGGTTAAAGAGATATTTCCCCGAAGCCTTACGTTCAATATTATCGAGGGTGACTTTAAAATCTACCGGGGGCAATGGAAATTCGAACCCTCGGACAGTGATGATGGCACATTTCTTTCCTGGAAAGCAGTACTGAAGCCCGATTTTTTTGCCCCTCCCCTTCTTGTGAGCTTTGTACAACACCAGGACCTTCCGACAATTTTGGAGACAATCAAAAATCTCGCTGAAACCAGGAAACCAAATCCCGAAATATGACACTCATTGTAGAGGTTGTCCTGTCGCCTTTTTTTCAGCGACAACGGGACTGAAAAATATCGATAACGGGGCATTACGAAACAGCATCTTATCCGTAACATTTCTCATCACCTGAACGTCATTTCGCTTCTTCAGCGTATTACGCAGAAGTCGAATGTTATCGATCAACGCCCGCAGCACACTCAAAGCACTCTTCGTACGCTGTGAACCTGTTATGAGGTATCGAACGGCAGCAACACATTCGAGCACCATCCTGAGCGGTA harbors:
- a CDS encoding SRPBCC family protein, with the translated sequence MSNAAPNSSMPENDRQKLLKGEAIIKTLFLDDGIIDTSGSIFVAASPETVWSVLTDYDHLSESIPKVVESKVIEEKGDEKILEQTGKSGILFFEKSVHIVLRVKEIFPRSLTFNIIEGDFKIYRGQWKFEPSDSDDGTFLSWKAVLKPDFFAPPLLVSFVQHQDLPTILETIKNLAETRKPNPEI